One Helianthus annuus cultivar XRQ/B chromosome 7, HanXRQr2.0-SUNRISE, whole genome shotgun sequence genomic region harbors:
- the LOC110869041 gene encoding cytochrome c oxidase subunit 6a, mitochondrial, which yields MSSAIVRSTLRTAVRGGPRFNPAPRRSFSAGASAEEEAREASKWEKITYVGIVACSILAVVNLSKGHPHFEEPPAYPYLHIRNKEFPWGPDGLFEIKEHH from the exons ATGTCATCGGCGATTGTGAGATCTACTCTTCGTACGGCGGTCCGCGGCGGCCCTCGCTTTAATCCGGCTCCCAGAAGGTCATTTTCCGCCGGAGCATCGGCTGAAGAAGAAGCTC GTGAGGCGTCGAAATGGGAGAAAATTACTTATGTAGGAATCGTTGCTTGTTCGATTCTTGCGGTTGTTAACCTGTCAAAGGGTCATCCTCATTTTGAAGAACCTCCT GCGTATCCATACTTGCACATTCGGAACAAGGAGTTTCCATGGG GACCTGATGGGCTCTTTGAAATTAAGGAACACCACTGA